CCGGCTGCCCATTATTTATGTGGTGGAATATTAACTAATGAAGTTGGCGAGTCCAGTGTGGAAAATCTTTTTTCTATAGGTGAATCAGCGTGTACTGGGTTGCATGGCGGAAACCGTCTGGCAAGTAACTCACTCCTCGAAGCGCTGGTTTATGCGGAGAAAGCTTTCGTCTATAATAAAAACCGGTGGCCCTTGATAGCCCCTGGGCAGTTTTCACCGGAACCAAAGGTTGTAAAAACTGATGAGATAAATCTGGAAGAAGAAATAATAGTTAATCACAATTGGGATATAATCAGAAGAGTAATGTGGAATTACGTAGGTATTTCGAGGAAAGAATCTCGATTGAAGATGGCTGAAAAACAAATGAGGACTTTGCGTATCGAGATAGGAAAAATTGTAAGGAAATACAAAAAAACATCTGCAATTATGGAGCTTTACAACCTTTCTGTTGTAGCATCTCTAATTATTAGAGCAGCATTGAAGCGTAAGGAATCCAGGGGTTTGCATTATATTGTTGACTATCCTTCACAAGATGAAAAACAAAGGCATTGGAATACGTTTAGCCGTGCAGATTTAGATGATATAAGTGGTATCGGTTTTTGATTAAAAATACCCTGATTGTGTTTTAGCTTTTTTCCTTTAAAAACCATGCTTTAAGGGAAAAAACTCCTGTTGAGGTTTATGCGTACGAAACTGCCTCTAGAAGGTTATTGAATGATATTTAAAAGGGTATATTCCCCTTACCTCTATAAAGGGTAGAAGTTACACGTTTTCAAAAGTTTTTATATTGTTAGATTTCCGGCTCAAGTGATTTTGGAAAAGATATCATTTTTAACGATAATTATTGGTGAGTGAATGACGAGAATCTTGTTTGTAGATGATGAAAATCAGAATATCCAGATAATGAAGGAAATACTTTCCTTCTATCCAAAATATGAAATGGAAATAGCTGCATCTGGTGAAGAAGCTCTTGTTATTGCAGATAAAATATCTCCTGATATTGTGCTGCTGGATATTATGATGCCTGGTATAGATGGTTTTGAGGTGTGTAAGAAATTGAGATTGAAACCAAATCTTAACAGGACCAAAATAATTATGGTTTCCGGATTGTCTATGATCGGTGATCGTTTAAAGGCCTATGAGTATGGGGCAGACGATTATATTACAAAACCATTTGTTGAAGATGAACTTATAGCAAAGTTGGATGTTTTTGCAAAATTGAATCGAATGGAAGATTTTTATACGTCGAGTATTGATGCAAGAGAAAAAAAGATCCATAATATCGGGAATTATATTCAAACTATAACGGAGCTTTCTGTTTCTATAGAAAAGCGGGAAAGTCTTTCACCTTCATCTCGAAAAGACTTAGAAGCAATACAGACGACGTGTTTTGTCCTAAAAGAACTGACACAGGAATTGTGATTTCTCCAAGTTGAGAAAGGTAGAAACGCGAATTTTTTATCCAGATATCCTGGGCGTTAGATCGGTTTTACACACTACCGGACTTCATTTCTTTGTTGGTTTTGCGTCATGTGGAGTAAAGCTTTGCAGGTTTGACGGAAATTGAAGGCGGTTGAATTCTGATATGTGCCAGACGAAAAAAAGGCACTTAACTTTTTAACGGTTAAGTGCCTTGTAATTTTTGGCGTCCCCAACCGGATTTGAACCGGTGTTGTCGGCGTGAAAGGCCGATGTCCTGGACCTGACTAGACGATGGGGACATTATTTCCTGGTGGGTCGTGCGCGGCTCGAACGCGCGACTCTCTGATTAAAAGTCAGATACTCTACCAACTGAGTTAACGACCCCCAAGAGTGATGGCTATATACAAATTCAAATTCATTGTGTCAACATGAATTTTGACTTGTTAATTATTTTTATCATTTATTCAAAAAATATGCAATTAAGGGTTGTATTTGAAAAAGGAAATGTTTTCAAAGAGAAAATCATTCTCATGGGTTTACAAAGAAAAACCTTTTCAATTGCTATAAAAAAAACAATAATATATCAGATTAATTATCAAGCTTGATTACTTCTTCTCAAACAGGTTCAGGCTAAATTTCATAAAATACCAGGAAATAATAAAAATATACCGATGGGATTATTAAAAGGAACTGCAACATTTGTAAAATTTACCCTTGAAGGTGACCTGCCGGAAAATCCGCTTGAATATATTTCTGAAAGAATCTTGGCTTTTTCGTTCCAGGATATTGATGACACTTTTGATGAATATTCAATCGGTTGGGTTTCACTTGTTAACATGTTTGATTCCTCTTTTGCATATGCATCGTATTCAGCGGGGGATTATATCGTGCTGACATTACGTATAGATGAGCGCAAGGTTTCTTCGGCAATACTCAAAAAGATTGTCCAGAAAGAAGAGCAGCGGGTAATGGCGGAACGACAATTGCCAAAGCTAAGCAGGAGCATGAAAGTAGAGATTAAGGAAAGAGTGCGGGTTGAACTTGTGAGAAAGGCCATACCTGTTCCCTCAACCTTCGATGTCTGCTGGAATCTTTCGGAATCTTCACTCCTGTTTTTCTCTACGAATAAGAAAATCCATGCTGTACTTGAGGATTTTTTTAAAGAGTGTTTCGGGGTTTTTCTGCGGCAGCAGATCCCTTATACGGTAGCGAAACACCTGCTGACTGAGGAGCAACAGCTTCGTCTTGCCGATCTCACTCCTCATGTTTTTACATGGGTAAGGTAAATGAAAACACAGAGTTACAAATTCTTTGGCCAGTTACGATACCGTAGTGTTTTATACACAATATTTAAAGTGATATTTCAAAATCAAATAAATTAATAATTGGCAATTTAGCAGTATTTAAAAATCTACAGACTGCATTTCTGGGAAAACAGCAGTCTTTTTCGGGTTAAATAATGGATTTAGTAGATCTTATAGCGGAAAAAAGGTTTCTCGGGCAGGAGTTTTTAACCTGGCTCTGGTGGAAAAGTGAAGAGAGGGGTGGTACCGTTCTTCTTCCGGAATCAGGTGATATTGCAGTTGTTTTTGAAAAGCATATGTTGCTGGAGTTTGGAGAGGGAGAAACAACTGAAAAAATAATCTGCTCTGGGCTCCAGGCCGAGTTACAGGAAGCGCGGACCGGCCTGAAGATGGGTAAAAAACTCGAGCAGGCGCGAATTGTTCTGACAAAAGATGATTATGAATTCAGTTTTACTCTTGCAGCTGGTTTGATGGAATTCAGAAATGTGAGATTGCCCAAAACAGAGATAACTGAAGGACGGGGGAGAATAACAGTGAAGAAGTTGAAGGGATGATCCTGGAGCGGATTTTTCTTTTTGAGGAACTTATTCGCCTTGTAAATGAATTGTTTCTTCTTTTTCTTGAAGTCAGAATTTCCCAGGACTGGCGGGAAGAATTGCTGAAAATCGGGAGTTGGATTAATGGTTCTGTAGAATCCTTCCAAAATTAAACTTGATTAACCATGTAACCTGATCTTTTTGGAGATGTCCCTTGTTTATTGGACTGATCCACGGCCTGAAATTCCAATTAACAGGGGTTGCGCGAAAAAATGTTCATTTTGATTTTATTTGAACCACCAAAATTTTAATTTATGCAACATATCCATACAATAGTCCCATCTTCGAACTTATGAGAAAGGCGTGTTAAGGCCTTGTAAAGAAAATTTAAAAATGCATTGAGAAAATCGGGGTATAAAAAATTATGAAGTTTGAAACCGTAATTGGACTTGAAATACATGCCCAGCTGAAAACAAAGTCAAAAATTTTCTGTGGATGTTCTACGGAATTTGGGGCGTCTCCAAACAGTCATACTTGTCCTGTTTGTCTTGGAATGCCTGGTGTTCTACCGGTTCTAAATAAGAAAGTGGTAGAATTTGCAATAAAAATGGGTCTTGCCACAGGGTCGGTCATTAATAGATACAATGTCTTTGCCAGGAAAAATTATTTCTATCCTGATTTGCCGAAAGGGTACCAGACATCCCAGTTCGATTTACCGATTATCGGACCCGGCTCTGTGGATATTGAAGTGGACGGGAAGGTCAAAACCATTGGAATTACACGGATGCACATGGAAGAAGATGCGGGAAAACTTGTTCACGACAGTCTGGATCCAGTTTCACACGTGGACTTGAACCGGACGGGAACGCCGCTTCTGGAAATAGTTTCTGAACCCGAAATGCGATCGCCTGCGGAAGCATATGCATACCTCAAAAAAATACATCTTATCCTGAGGTATCTGGATATCTGCGATGGAAATATGCAGGAAGGCAGTTTTCGGTGTGATGCGAATATTTCACTCAGGCCGGTGGGGCAGGAGGAGATGGGGACACGTACGGAACTCAAGAACATGAATTCCTTTAGAAATGTACAAAGTGCCCTTGAGTTTGAGGTCAGAAGACAGAGGGATATTCTTCTCGATGGAGAGCAGGTTATCCAGGAAACACTCCTGTGGAATCCTGACAAAAACTGTACGGAATCCATGCGAGGAAAAGAAGATGCCCATGACTACCGCTATTTCCCATGTCCTGATCTTATTCCTGTACAAATTGATGAGGAGTGGATTGACGAAATTCGTATGTCTTTGCCGGAGTTGCCGGACCAGAAAAGATCAAGGTTCATCCAAGAGTATGGTCTTCCGGAATATGACGCTGATATTCTGACCGGAGACAGAGATCTGTCGGAGTTTTTTGAAAAAGCGGTTCTCAATGGAGCTGGGCCCAAAAAAACTTCCAATTGGATTATGACGGAACTGCTCAGGGAATTAAAGGGGCTGTCTGTCACCGAGTGCAAGGTTACGCCAGAATATCTTGGTTCCTTGATCACTATGGTTGAAAAGGGAGTGATAAGCGGCAAAATTGCTAAAACTGTTTTTCTGGATATGATGGAAACGGGAAAAGATCCACATGTTATTGTAAAAGAAAAAAATCTTCTTCAGGTATCAGATGAGGGAGAATTAAAAGCATTGGTTGAGGAAATTATCGCTGCTCATCCCGAGCAGGCAGAAGATTTCAGACAGGGGAAAACAAAACTGATGGGATTTTTCGTAGGCCAGCTCATGAAAAAGACAAAAGGTAAGGCGAATCCCCAGATGGCTAATAAACTTTTTGTGGAGGAGCTGCAAAAATAATTTGCTCCCCCATGAAAATCAGCTAGCTTGAAGGTTTGTTTTATCAGGCCGACTGCGCAAGTAATCAGGAAAACAATTAAACTGTAATTTCAGTAAGCTTTTGTTTGTTGTGGATAAAGAAAACTGGCAAAAAAAGGGCTGTGGACATCGTGGTCGCTTACGGGATCGTTTCCTTGACAAAGGGTTAGAGGGTTTTACGGATGCAGAAATAATTGAACTGCTCCTGTCGTTTGGAACACCCAGGAGAGATTGTAAAGAACAGGCCAGGGCACTTTTGGAGAAATTCGGTTCCTTCTCCAGGGTTCTTGAAGCTCCAACCGCGGCCTTGATGGATGTTAAGGGGGTGGGCCCCAAAAACAGTTTTGCCCTTCATTTTGTCCATGGTGTTGCCAGTCACTATCTGAAAGAGCGAATCGTCGGAAAGCGCTATATTCAAAATTCCAAGGAAGTTGCAGATTATCTTGTTCATTTAATGCGTGGGCTGAAAAAAGAGGTTTTTTCGGTCGTTTACCTTGACTCCTCCCATGCAGTTATTGACTCGGAAATCATTGCTGAAGGCACTATCAATGTCAATACCATTTATCCCAGGGAGGTTATAGCAAGGGCTCTCTCTTTTCACGCGGCGGCACTGGTTGTTTCACACAATCATCCATCAGGTTCACTCGAACCTTCCGAACAGGACTTTCGTCTCACTAAAACCCTGTTACTGGTCTGTCACTATATGCAGATCCGCCTGCTCGATCATATCATAGTGGGTGATGGATATTACAGCTTTGCAGACAATGGATACATGGACTCATTGAAAAAAGAGTGTCTGTCGATTGCGGGTCAATTTCTGGATCAGTGATTTATCTTTATCTACATATTCCCTTCTGTGTTTCCAAATGCAGCTACTGCTCGTTTAATTCTTATCCTGGCAGGGAACTTCTCTATAAAGACTATGTAGATGCACTGAAAAAAGAAATTGCTTCAATTGCTGGTGTCTTGGGAAAGAATAACAGGCTGACGAGCTTGTTTATTGGAGGTGGAACACCAACAGTGCTGTCATCCGGCCTCCTTGTAGATTTAGTACAGTATACCAAAACAGTTTTTAATTTTGAGTGTGGAGCGGAGGTTTCAATTGAGGCGAATCCTGGCACAGTAAATCAGGAATCACTTGAGGAACTGTCATCATGTGGTGTCAATAGAATTTCCCTGGGTGTTCAGTCATTTGATGATGGGGAATTAGTAAAAGCGGGTAGAAGACATACCGCCAAAGAAGCAGAAAATGCTGTTCGGATGGCTGTGGAAAGCGGTTTTTCCAACATAAATATTGACCTTATGTCGGGCCTTCCAGGTCAGACGGGAGCCTCATGGAGAAAGTCTTTGGAAAAGGCAGTATCTCTTGGCCCTCAGCATCTGTCACTCTATGAGTTGATGTTTGAACCTGGAACACTCATGACCAGGTTCAAAAGAGAAAACAAATTCAGTTTTCCTGATGAAGATGAGCTTGAAAAAATCGATGGGATAACGGGTCAGATCTGTGCTGAGAATGAGTTCAGCCAGTATGAAATTTCAAATTATGCCCGTTTCGGTTTTGAGTGTCGTCACAATATAAATTACTGGTTGAATGGGGATTATTTCGCTGCAGGGGCGGGGAGTGTCAGTTATTTCAATGGCAGAAGGGAAAAACGTATTGACAGCCCGGAGGAGTATATTGCAAGAATCCGGCGAAACAGGACAGTGGTTGAAGAGAGTGAGAACCTTTCAAGAGAAAAATCCTTTCGTGAAACCGTGATCATGGGACTCAGGATGAAGCGGGGCGTTTCATTGAGTGTGGTGCGGGAAAGGTACGGTATTGAGGCCTTGTCATATTATGGCGAGACATTGAAAAAACTACTGGCTCTTGAATTATTGGAGGTGGATAAGGAATATCTGCGACTCACGGAAAAAGGATGGCCCCTGGCAAACAGTATAATGGCTGAGCTGGTTTGAAAAAGACATGTTCTGACCCGCATTTGTGTTTTTATATCGACAGATAATCTTCGGGTAAAATTCCGGCTGCTTCAAGACCTTCGATCGAGCTTTTAATATGGGCTTCCACAGCCTGGGCTGCTTTTTCAGGAGACCGGTTTTTCAGGGCATCTACTATCATCTGATGTTCGGTTGTGGGGCTGTATTCCAGTTTAAAAAAAGGATCATAAAGAATAAGAAAAATTCGGGTTCGATCCAGCAGCTCCTTGACGTAGGCATGGAGAACCTTGTTTTCAGATAATTCTGCAATTTTGAGGTGGAGCATGTCGTTTACAGCGAAATATTCATCGAGATTGTTTTTATCAAAAACCTCTTTTTCCCTCTTTATTATAATTTCAAGTTCGCGAACCTGGTTTTTACTGATTTTTTCGGCAGTAAGCCTGGTTGCCATTTTTTCAAGTTGAGCTCTCACCAAAAATGTCTCTTCAATTTCCTTCAGTGTTGGGGTTATAACAAAGGCTCCCCGGTTTGGAATGCTGTTAACCAGTCCCTCTGCCTCAAGCCTCTTTATTGCACTCCTGACAGGGGTTCTGCTGACTCCAAGTTGTTGTGCCAGGGTTATTTCCACCAACTGGCTGCCTTGCTTGATATATCTTTTTCTGATAGCACTTTTAAGTTTTTGGTAAACTGCATCTTCAGAATTAATTTTTTGTGATTCTTTTTCCATTTCCTTTCCTTCTTACCAGGTTTCTCTCGGTGGGATTTCAGTAAAACAGAAACCCTATGGGACAGAAGATGCTACTGCATCCATCAGGATACAGGCTATAGTGGAAGATTTAAGTACCCGCACGTTCTGCCTCAATAACTGACGAGAGAACAATTATACTCATTCGCGGAGAAAAAAACACAAAAACTGTATTTAATTACTGTATACAAAAACAGTTGCTTCTCCACTGGATTTGATTTGAGGCTTATTACTTTAAACGGCAAGGGTATTGTCAACATCGCGGCTTGCGTTTTGTGTGCAGTTATTGTATACAATCTAAAAATACAATTAAAGGCGCCCTTTCCGGAACGAAAAACCGACAGTTGGAATTATTAATGAATATTGTGCTGATTTTGTTGAGCTGGTCGTCAGCTTAAGAGAAGCCGGCCTAATCTGAACAGAGAAGAAATCCGGATGAGTGGATTTATTTGAGTTTCAGAGTGATTAAATGATATTCTGGAAAGGGATGAGTGAAAAATGTGTAGAGATCGAGGTGGCTGCCATGTTTAACAAAATGATTGCCGGAATTCTTCCGTACATGCCCAAAAAGCTGGTCTGGATGTTTTCAAAAGAGTATATAGCCGGCGAAACCATTGAGGAAGCGATAGTAAATGCAAAAAAACTCAATGATGAAGGAATACTGACGACTATAGATGTTCTTGGCGAATTTATAACTACCTTGGAAGAGGCGGAAGAAAACAAAAAGGAATACCTGGATGTTATTGATGCGGCCGAAAAAGCCGGAGTTGAAGGAAATTATTCCCTGAAGCCTACGTTTTTCGGGCTGTTGATAGACAAGGACGTTGCCTTCACCCATATCCGTGAAATTGTCGCCAAAGCTGCTTCCTATGGGAATTTTATACGTATCGATATGGAGGATTCCCCCTGTACGGATATGGAGATTGAAATGTACCGGCAGTTGAAACAGGAGTTTCCTGGAAATGTCGGTCTTGTTGTTCAGTCCTACCTGAGGAGAACTCGTGTTGATATTGAAAGCCTGGAAGACCTGAACAGTGAAGAATTCCCTGTGAATTTAAGAGTCTGCAAAGGGATTTACGTTGAGCCGGAAGAAATAGCTTTTAAAAAATATGAAGAAGTGAACAGCCATTTCCTGGACGATGTTGAGTTGATGTTTCAAAAAAAGATGTATCCGGCGATAGCCACCCACGATATTCCATTGGTGGAGGGCGCTTTTAAGCTGATAGAAAAATACAATGTCCCAAGGGATAAATATGAATTCCAGATGCTTTATGGGGTTACACCAGGACTGAGAAAGTCAATTCTGGATAAAGGGCATCGAATGCGTGTTTATGTACCTTTCGGAAAGCAATGGTTCGGTTATTCAACCCGGCGATTGAAGGAAAACCCGAAAATGGCAGGAGTGATCATAAAAGCGCTTTTTAAAAAAGGGTAATCTGTTTCCGTGGCTTGTATTGTACATATACTCACCCTGACAAAAAAAGATTAAAAAAAGAGTTAATATTGCAATTACAGCTTGACAGACGATTTCTTTGATATAGAGAGTACAGAATATTTCCGCCTTTTGACTGTATGGGTATTTTCGGGAAAATGATGGAAATGCAAGCCGTTTTTAATGGGGTGTCCTGAAAGATCGGGAAACTCTGAAATTTAATATTTGATTAAAGATAATCAATATTTAAGAGGATGGTATGGCCAGGCAGAAACTCAGGGAAATTGTGATAAACCGGGATTGGTGCAAAGGGTGTGGTATATGTGTTCACTTTTGCCCGACGAAGGTTCTGGAGCTTGACGCAGAGGATAAATCGGTGGCGGTCAGGCCGGAGGACTGTATCTGTTGTAAAATGTGTGAACTACGGTGCCCGGATCTCGCAATCGAGGTACTGACAGACCAGGGTGAGAACAATGAAGAATAATATCAGATTCGTCCAGGGCAACGAGGCTTGTGTTGAGGGTGCACTGTATGCGGGGGTCGACTTTTTTGCCGGTTATCCTATTACGCCTTCAACGGAAATTGCAGAAATACTTTCAAGAAAGCTGCCGGAGCGTGGAGGGAAGTTTATCCAGATGGAGGATGAAATAGCCTCGATGTGTGCTGTGATCGGTGCTTCGCTTACCGGACGAAAAGCCATGACAGCAACGAGCGGTCCCGGCTTTTCCCTTAAACAGGAGGCGATAGGTTATGCCTGCATGACCGAGATTCCGTGTGTGATTGCCAATGTGCAGCGGGGAGGACCATCAACCGGAAATCCCACCCATGTCAGCCAGGGAGATATTAATCAGGCAAGATGGGGAACCCACGGAGACCATGCTATTATTGCCTTGACAGCATCAAATCATCAGGATGTTTTTGAAATTACAGTTACGGCATTCAACCTCGCTGAGACCTACAGGACTCCGGTTATCCTGTTATTTGATGAA
The DNA window shown above is from Desulfomarina profundi and carries:
- the gatB gene encoding Asp-tRNA(Asn)/Glu-tRNA(Gln) amidotransferase subunit GatB, which translates into the protein MKFETVIGLEIHAQLKTKSKIFCGCSTEFGASPNSHTCPVCLGMPGVLPVLNKKVVEFAIKMGLATGSVINRYNVFARKNYFYPDLPKGYQTSQFDLPIIGPGSVDIEVDGKVKTIGITRMHMEEDAGKLVHDSLDPVSHVDLNRTGTPLLEIVSEPEMRSPAEAYAYLKKIHLILRYLDICDGNMQEGSFRCDANISLRPVGQEEMGTRTELKNMNSFRNVQSALEFEVRRQRDILLDGEQVIQETLLWNPDKNCTESMRGKEDAHDYRYFPCPDLIPVQIDEEWIDEIRMSLPELPDQKRSRFIQEYGLPEYDADILTGDRDLSEFFEKAVLNGAGPKKTSNWIMTELLRELKGLSVTECKVTPEYLGSLITMVEKGVISGKIAKTVFLDMMETGKDPHVIVKEKNLLQVSDEGELKALVEEIIAAHPEQAEDFRQGKTKLMGFFVGQLMKKTKGKANPQMANKLFVEELQK
- the hemW gene encoding radical SAM family heme chaperone HemW: MIYLYLHIPFCVSKCSYCSFNSYPGRELLYKDYVDALKKEIASIAGVLGKNNRLTSLFIGGGTPTVLSSGLLVDLVQYTKTVFNFECGAEVSIEANPGTVNQESLEELSSCGVNRISLGVQSFDDGELVKAGRRHTAKEAENAVRMAVESGFSNINIDLMSGLPGQTGASWRKSLEKAVSLGPQHLSLYELMFEPGTLMTRFKRENKFSFPDEDELEKIDGITGQICAENEFSQYEISNYARFGFECRHNINYWLNGDYFAAGAGSVSYFNGRREKRIDSPEEYIARIRRNRTVVEESENLSREKSFRETVIMGLRMKRGVSLSVVRERYGIEALSYYGETLKKLLALELLEVDKEYLRLTEKGWPLANSIMAELV
- a CDS encoding proline dehydrogenase family protein; the encoded protein is MIFWKGMSEKCVEIEVAAMFNKMIAGILPYMPKKLVWMFSKEYIAGETIEEAIVNAKKLNDEGILTTIDVLGEFITTLEEAEENKKEYLDVIDAAEKAGVEGNYSLKPTFFGLLIDKDVAFTHIREIVAKAASYGNFIRIDMEDSPCTDMEIEMYRQLKQEFPGNVGLVVQSYLRRTRVDIESLEDLNSEEFPVNLRVCKGIYVEPEEIAFKKYEEVNSHFLDDVELMFQKKMYPAIATHDIPLVEGAFKLIEKYNVPRDKYEFQMLYGVTPGLRKSILDKGHRMRVYVPFGKQWFGYSTRRLKENPKMAGVIIKALFKKG
- a CDS encoding 4Fe-4S dicluster domain-containing protein, giving the protein MARQKLREIVINRDWCKGCGICVHFCPTKVLELDAEDKSVAVRPEDCICCKMCELRCPDLAIEVLTDQGENNEE
- a CDS encoding response regulator → MTRILFVDDENQNIQIMKEILSFYPKYEMEIAASGEEALVIADKISPDIVLLDIMMPGIDGFEVCKKLRLKPNLNRTKIIMVSGLSMIGDRLKAYEYGADDYITKPFVEDELIAKLDVFAKLNRMEDFYTSSIDAREKKIHNIGNYIQTITELSVSIEKRESLSPSSRKDLEAIQTTCFVLKELTQEL
- the radC gene encoding RadC family protein, encoding MDKENWQKKGCGHRGRLRDRFLDKGLEGFTDAEIIELLLSFGTPRRDCKEQARALLEKFGSFSRVLEAPTAALMDVKGVGPKNSFALHFVHGVASHYLKERIVGKRYIQNSKEVADYLVHLMRGLKKEVFSVVYLDSSHAVIDSEIIAEGTINVNTIYPREVIARALSFHAAALVVSHNHPSGSLEPSEQDFRLTKTLLLVCHYMQIRLLDHIIVGDGYYSFADNGYMDSLKKECLSIAGQFLDQ
- the rdgC gene encoding recombination-associated protein RdgC, which gives rise to MGLLKGTATFVKFTLEGDLPENPLEYISERILAFSFQDIDDTFDEYSIGWVSLVNMFDSSFAYASYSAGDYIVLTLRIDERKVSSAILKKIVQKEEQRVMAERQLPKLSRSMKVEIKERVRVELVRKAIPVPSTFDVCWNLSESSLLFFSTNKKIHAVLEDFFKECFGVFLRQQIPYTVAKHLLTEEQQLRLADLTPHVFTWVR
- a CDS encoding GntR family transcriptional regulator, with protein sequence MEKESQKINSEDAVYQKLKSAIRKRYIKQGSQLVEITLAQQLGVSRTPVRSAIKRLEAEGLVNSIPNRGAFVITPTLKEIEETFLVRAQLEKMATRLTAEKISKNQVRELEIIIKREKEVFDKNNLDEYFAVNDMLHLKIAELSENKVLHAYVKELLDRTRIFLILYDPFFKLEYSPTTEHQMIVDALKNRSPEKAAQAVEAHIKSSIEGLEAAGILPEDYLSI